From a single Ignavibacteria bacterium genomic region:
- the kdsB gene encoding 3-deoxy-manno-octulosonate cytidylyltransferase: MKIVAIIPARYGSTRLPGKPLAQILDKPMIEWVYKSVRKSRLVERIIVATDDQRVYDAVKNFGGEVVMTPADMQTGSDRIAYVANQLPDAEIVINVQGDEPFISGSIIDDAVMPLLVDPKLQVSTLVKKISTQDDLNNPSVVKVVFDNFSNAIYFSRSPIPYLREGDLIQSALDSGRFYKHIGLYVYRKEFLLYYTRLPQSSLEDAEKLEQLRILENGYDIRVVETEIESISVDTAEDLYKARTYALSFS; this comes from the coding sequence ATGAAAATAGTTGCAATTATCCCCGCAAGGTACGGTTCCACCCGTTTACCGGGGAAACCTTTGGCTCAGATACTCGACAAACCTATGATCGAGTGGGTTTACAAAAGCGTCAGGAAATCAAGGCTTGTTGAGAGAATAATTGTGGCTACGGACGATCAGAGAGTTTACGATGCGGTGAAGAATTTTGGCGGTGAAGTTGTGATGACACCTGCGGATATGCAGACGGGCTCTGACCGTATCGCTTATGTGGCAAATCAGCTTCCCGATGCAGAGATAGTTATAAATGTTCAGGGAGATGAACCATTTATTTCAGGCAGCATAATTGATGACGCTGTAATGCCTCTTTTGGTTGATCCAAAACTTCAGGTTTCAACTCTTGTTAAAAAAATTTCCACACAGGATGATCTCAACAATCCATCAGTTGTGAAAGTTGTTTTTGATAATTTCAGCAATGCAATCTATTTCTCCAGGTCGCCAATTCCTTATTTGAGGGAGGGTGATTTAATTCAATCCGCTCTCGATTCGGGAAGGTTTTATAAGCATATCGGGCTTTATGTTTACCGGAAGGAATTCCTTCTTTATTATACAAGGCTGCCACAATCGTCACTGGAGGATGCTGAGAAACTTGAGCAATTGAGAATTCTCGAGAACGGATACGACATAAGAGTAGTGGAAACCGAGATTGAGAGCATTTCTGTGGATACGGCTGAAGACCTCTACAAGGCAAGAACCTATGCGTTATCATTTTCTTAG
- a CDS encoding 1-acyl-sn-glycerol-3-phosphate acyltransferase codes for MTILRIIALVIYVTVVSIYGIITLPFDKKHNIYFKLARIFPWGILKISGIKLVVTGTENIDKERAYVYVPNHSGLYDIPAMQYSVPNRMVMIFKKELGRIPFFGWQLLMGPYISVDRKNPKSGMHSIEEADRLLNERKYSVLLFAEGTRSKDGEVHEFKRGAFYLAVKVKHPIVPVTIVGARERVNAGGKFKIVPGTIYVHYDKPVFPPEGNIGKKEELELMEKVRNKIIENKIRMENERNS; via the coding sequence TTGACGATCCTCCGAATTATTGCCCTTGTAATTTATGTAACTGTAGTTTCCATTTATGGAATAATTACACTTCCTTTCGATAAAAAACACAATATTTATTTCAAACTTGCCCGAATTTTCCCTTGGGGAATCCTCAAGATCAGTGGTATAAAACTGGTTGTAACAGGCACCGAGAACATCGACAAGGAGCGGGCTTATGTATATGTGCCGAATCACTCGGGGCTTTACGATATACCTGCCATGCAATATTCTGTGCCAAACAGAATGGTGATGATTTTTAAAAAAGAACTTGGGCGGATCCCGTTTTTCGGATGGCAACTGCTGATGGGACCCTATATATCCGTTGACAGAAAAAATCCTAAAAGTGGAATGCACAGTATCGAAGAAGCCGACAGACTTCTGAACGAGAGAAAATATTCAGTTCTTCTTTTTGCGGAAGGGACAAGGAGCAAGGATGGAGAGGTACATGAGTTCAAGCGGGGGGCTTTTTATCTCGCAGTCAAGGTTAAGCATCCGATTGTTCCTGTCACAATCGTGGGAGCCCGTGAGAGAGTAAATGCAGGAGGGAAATTCAAAATTGTACCCGGGACGATATATGTTCATTACGACAAACCGGTATTTCCACCCGAAGGAAATATTGGTAAAAAAGAGGAACTTGAGTTGATGGAAAAGGTGCGAAACAAAATAATTGAAAATAAAATCAGGATGGAAAATGAGCGTAACAGTTGA
- the gatC gene encoding Asp-tRNA(Asn)/Glu-tRNA(Gln) amidotransferase subunit GatC: MSVTVDDVKYIAKLSMLRFDEKEIEQFTQEFNKIIEYVDQLNDIDLSDVEPLYHPIEGSEATLRNDEPAPSLNHEKAFKNAPQREGDHFAVPKVINSDNR; the protein is encoded by the coding sequence ATGAGCGTAACAGTTGATGATGTAAAATACATCGCAAAACTTTCAATGCTTCGATTTGATGAAAAGGAGATTGAACAGTTTACACAGGAATTCAACAAAATTATTGAATATGTTGACCAGTTGAATGATATTGATTTATCTGATGTCGAACCGCTTTACCACCCCATTGAGGGAAGTGAGGCAACACTTCGAAACGATGAGCCGGCACCCTCTTTAAATCATGAGAAAGCCTTTAAAAATGCACCCCAAAGGGAGGGAGACCATTTTGCGGTACCAAAAGTAATCAATTCCGACAACAGATAG